The window TAGTTTCCAAATTGAGAACTCCTCAATTCGTTCTTCTACTTTCTTGATATTGTAACAGTGTTACGATTCATCAacactatcaataatatactaaAGTTGATATTCAATATCGATTCCCATCATATCTCTGAAGTTTTTCCGCTAATGTTTCTAACAAACTCCCACGGGGAGCTATTTGTAGTGGATAATCATGGGACTTAGCTCTCAATGTAAGTTATTTGCAGTTACGAGAAAGAATAGTTTAGTATCTCCCACCAGATGCTTTTGTAGTTATGGGGAAGAATAGGAAGAGTGTGATTATTTGTCTTGAAAATTAATCCAAGGAGACTTTGACCATCAGAAGCATCTAGGGCAGACTGAATCTCCAATTTGAAGTGTCCTTAATATATAATCGCTTAAGTTCCTATCAGTATCTCCctaaagtttttataaaaaagttccTTCTGTTTCttataaggaaaaataatGCATGTATCAGTATCTCCCTAAAGTCCTATTCTATCATGCATGAATGCAGAAACATATTCATTATTGCATTCTAATTTGTATGCTTGTATGCTTGTATGCATAGCTATGTGAACTGTCTAGTGTGTTTTGTGAActacaatttcaaaatgtttaattcTGTTTTACACATAAAACTATGCAGGAAAATGTATACCTGTTACTAGGGGTGCTGGAATTCATCAAGAATATATGGATGAAGCACTTGAGCATTTAAGGAATGGAGAATGGGTACTTATCCATAATTATGTCTTGATATCTACAAATAAATTCTTTCAACACTTTTGCACACCAAAAATAAGGATTCATAATCATTACCATTTGTGACTACGAACCTTCCTTTTCTAGCCTAAAAAGACAATTAGAAAAGAGGGGTAAATTTGACACAAATACCACATCGCAAACATAATTCCAAAAAGAAAGTACAGGTCAAATGTTCAACTAAAAGGCCAAAGAACTTGATTTGCCGAACAACCAAACTCAATTATAGAAACAAGCAAATGCTCAACGTTCTTGGAGACAATTGTTCCTTGATAACtatgaaattatatttcagattttaggaaatatttaacaatttaattagaCTCTCAGAGTTATGTTTTTCCTGTTTACCCTTAGATTCCATAAATGAGTCCGTGTATGTGTGTGGGGTGGGGGGTAATCATTGGATTGCAACCACCTCTGaatgatcttttttttccttttatgttttgatCGTGAACATTGCCAGCTCCATACATTTCCAGAAGGTAAAGTGACTCAAGATGATGTGCCCATCCGACGATTAAAGTGAGGAACAGCTAGTCTTATTGTTCGTTTCTCCTATAACACCAATAGTTCTGCCGATTGTCCATCGCGGCTTTGATGAggtagttttctttttgcaaaaatTATAGCAATAATTCTACTAATCCTGCTAATATTTCTGTCTAGATGAAACCATGGTGCTAAACTATGGGGTCAGTCATAGAGACCAGCTGTCTAAACTCTAAAGCATTAGTTGTAGAAAAGGTGCAcccataaaaatttaatttaggtgGATAAATGTGAAAggattgaatttctttttagaactgaaaacaaaattgcatTCCTTGATAGAGGATAAAATTTAGCTTGTTCTGGGGCATTTGTTTGGATAGAGTTCATCTCGGCCATGGAATTGACATCTAGGTTCTCCGATTTTTATAGATAGGTACGTATTTGAAAGATGTGTTGGGTTCCTCGATGGCCCCTTCCcattatttccattttccccTCAATGCGAATCAGTTCCCATTTCCATCGACCACTTGTGGAATGtgattattattgtcattattattatttaagtttctttttaagtaAACACAACCTTTCATTGACATAATCTAAAGAGTCTGAAGtacaaaatccaataaaaaaaatattttaaaaaaaattacgagGAATTTCTAACTTAAACAAAAGGGCACTGTTTAAGCACTCTCGTCTGTTAATGTCTATGTTTTTAGAGATATGATACAGCAAAGCCGAAAGGCATTACTTAATGGTGAATTAAGTGTCCTTGAATATTTGATGCATCGGTCGAAGTCATGTCATATGATTTGCttgatgaatttttgtttgttttaattttcttctcaagGTTTAGTATCATCATTCAATGACAAgttatttttaagattttcttGTCTCCTCTTCCATATGTAAATAGCTCTCTTAAAAAATTCACCCTGGGCTTGAGTATACGAGTATTTGCTTGTTTCTTTTAGTAGAAACccaatatttatcttttcacCCCGTCTCACTTTTATGATGATTACCTATGTGGATTCTCAGATAATGCCTGAAAACTCTCTCTTTGGTAGGAGGCCTCCGGTTCCCTTGTGCTGTAAGAAGATTGAGATTATTGTGGGTGAGCCGATTCAGTTTGACATACCTAGCATGAAGCAGATGGCAATTTCCATGTCGCGTAACTGGGCCTCTCCTCTACTAGGATGGCCTGCCACTGGAGAACAAACTAGGCTGGATGAGCCTGCACAGAGATTCTTGTACGGTCATATCTCAGATCAAATTCGAAGTGTTATGGAGAAACTACGTGCACTGTCATTACAGAAGAGAAGCTGAAGATTTATTTTTGGCTGTTCATTATTTACAATAAGTCCACTGTATTTCTTAGATTAAATACTAATTCATATCAAAtggaatttttatttcatttcataactTAATTTGTACTTTAAGTTTATAActaatttctttctcttcaagAAATTCGAATATTTCCTTATGCATAACATTATTTTCAaggaataatattattaagattAAGAATGTAAGACAGACCTGAAAACTAACATGTTACTATGGATTGAAGGTTATTGATGCAAAATATGAAACTAGCCATCTCAACAATAAACCTGGCAGCATCTTGCCTGGAACAGCAAAGAGCCCTTGGATCATACCGgtcttttaatttgtagttTTCTTAATGAATAATGGATTAACGTctaaatgtttaaatgttttaaatgttttagaaataaaattagtgtttgtgagtttaatttttaaaaaaagaaaaagaagaggaacaaaaaattaccaaaCCATATCTTAGATTTTGATGTTATGAGTGATGGGAATTAATCATTATGAatacttaaaattaataatccATTTAATTATGGATATGTTGTCTGTGCCCATATTAATTGTCCAAACTCATCCAGGTTTAATTAtggatatttttgttttcttttcgaaattcaattttttgttttcttttcacaatttaatttttttggaaaggaatacgttggattgaaaattgcaaaaaattagaaattgaaatattagtACGTTGAAAAACTTCGAGCAGACATgtccaaaaatatatactattaccgtcaaatttaagaaaaaacaattttaccATTAATATCTCTATTAGATATGTGacttgtttatatatattgtttgattttttaattattggttTGATgcataaaacattttcttctcactTTAAAATGTGGTAGCCTGACATAAAAGAAGGTTTAGGAAACTGATGAGTTGGTCTAAAGTTCAAACTTGAAAGAGTTTagaaaatacttaaaaattataaactataaaagaaacttataaattagaaaaactttaaactttagtATGCTAACTCTTATTAAGTTCTCATTTTGTACATTCTAGAAGGAGATTGAGAAAGAAGTGTGAACGACCAAAAGGTTTGAGAGTGTTTTTGTAATTAGggtaaaaaaaagataaattgttatttactattatatcaatttttttattattaatttttcctAATGTCTCGATTATttttctgcttttttttttggatagaAATGAGAGGTTTTTGCCAACAGTTATGGCACTCcgattggaaaaaaataaaagataaaaaatcgTCAGCAACGTTTTATTAGATGATGTGAACATAAAGATTGgtttaagaaaacataaatggACAAGATTATAGAGAtgtagattgaaaaaaaaatattctacaCCAAATAGAATGTAATAGTATAAGGTCTGTTTCTGCCAACCTTATAAAGTTGTAGGTTTTATTGGAAAAATGGTATGTGGAAATATGAAAGGATGATATTTAAAGTCGAGGGATTTTGTAAATTTCCCCCTCCCCGGTTTGAAGGAGTAGTAGATTTGCAGCAATGATAATGTAAATGCCAGATTGTCGAAGATATTGTCAGGCCGGCAACTCAAGTCGACTAGctaccaatattttttttttttttgttggcttAGTCTTTTGCTTGCTTGCCATTTAAAACACTCTCGTGACTCCCACCACTGCTGCTccgctctctctctctctttctttgcCCCTCTCTTCCTATAATCTATACCAACCAGCGACTCAATGCCTGGCTGACTTTCAAGTTTCACCTCAGATCTCTCCGCCTCCTCTCGTTTGCTTCCGAAAGGTAACTCCTTTACAACATCTCCACCATTTTGCTTCAACCTCCAATTAATCCATTCATTCTTCAAGCTCGGCCAATTCTGCTTCTATgcattcaacttttttttttgccccTTTCTGTTTTGTCAAGGGCTGGCTTCTTACATTGCTGTCTAATTTTAGTGgatctattttctttcttgtagCTCATATGGgttttatacatatatcttTTACTCCTTAAATAATTGCTAGCGCGTTTCAATGTCTCACTATCTAGCGGCGGCCATTGATAATGGTTCTATTGTTCGAGAACACATTCCATTATGGactagttcaattttttttttttttttttttttttgtctcccTTGCACTTCTCATCATTCTATTTATTGTTATGAGTATTTAGtggtatttaaaattaattgtacGTTTGTTCGGATGCTAATCGTATAGTACAGAAATTAACCTTTTCAACCACGCACCCTTTTTGCAGTTTTTAGTTATAGGGATCCCCAGAAGTTAAATCCATTTCTGCCACTGTCAAATGACCTTTGACATGGCTCAGAGTGCTAGGACAATCGGATCTTCCTTTAACTCCAGCAGTGGCAATGATGATACTCTCCTTCAAAGCTTTGCTGCTGCTCCAAATGGGGATGATTATGATAGTGATGGCTCCAATTTTGCACCCCCGTGAGTGTAAACCGAATACCTGTAGCAACTAAGctcttaactttatttattacatGTTGAATTTCATGAATGcatattttctctaaaactTTATTTACTATATTGAATTTCATGAAtgcatattttctttctcccttGAAGCAATGTTATTGTAATATTGTACGTTATTGGTTTCAGTCTTCAGAAAAAAGATTATACTGAAGTCATTAGGTCATAGCCAGGCTTGCCAGCTACAC of the Cucumis sativus cultivar 9930 chromosome 3, Cucumber_9930_V3, whole genome shotgun sequence genome contains:
- the LOC116401679 gene encoding LOW QUALITY PROTEIN: N-acylphosphatidylethanolamine synthase-like (The sequence of the model RefSeq protein was modified relative to this genomic sequence to represent the inferred CDS: deleted 1 base in 1 codon; substituted 1 base at 1 genomic stop codon), coding for MGRHMEWAGRMGYMWGIPRKMLFVAVGAFAKAVANVLNTTTVHNADTLIRLVQHRPPGVPLVTVSNHMSTIDDPVMWGFKGFPTSDATLGRWVLAAEDICFKNVVLSYLFRLGKCIPVTRGAGIHQEYMDEALEHLRNGEWLHTFPEGKVTQDDVPIRRLKXGTASLIVRSPITPIVLPIVHRGFDEIMPENSLFGRRPPVPLCCKKIEIIVGEPIQFDIPSMKQMAISMSRNWASPLLGWPATGEQTRLDEPAQRFLYGHISDQIRSVMEKLRALSLQKRS